Genomic window (Paraglaciecola psychrophila 170):
CGTTATTGAACAAACGAGCTATTCGGCAATACAATGCAGTCTGCCCGGTGGCAGCAATACCGCAAGCGTAACGGCAAACGATCAAGCTGCCCAGACTAGCAACGATAGCATCACATTTACTATTGATGCAGGTCAGACAGCCACGTTAGAGCAACATATTAATGCAGGGCGACTGGATTATACCAATTACGCCAATTGCTACCTGGAATACAGCACATCTGCCTTCAAGTTATTTGAAATGGCCTCAGGTGCGAGTCAATGTGTGTGGCAGGATAACGATGCGTCTTGCACTGGACCAATACAGGCCTGCAGTGGTGATGAAAGCGGAGGCGGTTCTGGTGGAGGAAGTGGTGATTCGAACGGCGAAACGTGTGTCGAACATAGCACCTATAACTATTACCATAAAACTGCAGGAAGAGCCTACAGCTCAGGCAGCCCCTATGCGCCAAACTATTTCGCACAAGGCTCTGATGAAGCCATGTCCGGCTCAACTTATGGGCTTAGTATTCTTCACTCTACTGGTAATGCTATCTGGTCTTTAGGTAATTGCCCTTGATATATTAAGTGAACTTAAAGACGGCAGAGCTACACTCACCATTGCTCTGCCATTTTTATTTTATTGTGCATCCAGCTCTTCCTCTGTGGTTAAAGTATTTCACCTTTTCAAACTGATTTTACCTCTCCCCCAGCTTAGATATATACATTGAGCGTAATTGTCCGGTTAACTTGAAGTTTTTTGTCCTTGTTGGCCAAAGGATGCCATGTATTATTTACAACATAAAAATAACAGTTTATTTACATTAAGGTGCAGTATGCCCGAATTTATTATCCCCAGCAGTCCAAGACATAAGCCCAGACTTCATCCACTATGCAGTGCTTTGTTAGTTGCACTTGCTTTGCCTATTCATGCACAAGACAGTGACAATACAAAAGAAGATTCAGAACGCGGTATCGAGTTGATTACGGTGACTGCTACTCGTCAGGTCGAAAATCTACAAGATGTGCCTATTGCTATCACAGCTCTGTCTGCGAATGAGTTAGAGAAGATGCAAATTCAGGATTTGGGCGATCTGGAGTCAAAGGTGCCTAATCTGAACTTGCATGTAGGCGATGCTTCTAACGCCGTGGTGTATATTCGCGGAGTGGGTCAGATAGATTCCATCTCTTTTAATGATCCGGGGGTGGGTGTTTATCTGGATGATGTCTATATGGGTCGGGTTCAAGGTGCATTTCTCGATGTGGTGGATCCACAGCAAATTGAAGTATTGCGAGGCCCTCAGGGCACCCTCTACGGACGCAACACTATCGGAGGAGCGATTAAATTTACCAGTGCTAAACCCACAGAAGATACAGAGGCGTACCTAGGTCTTAATCTTGGTAATTACAACCAATTGGGCCTTAAAGGCAGCATAAGTGGAAGCTTGATAAGTGATACGTTGACAGGACGATTTGCGTTATCTAGTAAAAAACGGGACGGTTATAGTAACAATCTCTTTGATGGCGGCGATGACAATGATAAGGATACCCTGGCTTGGCGGGGAAGTCTGATGTATCAACCGACTGATTATTTTTCAGCCTACCTCGTATTGGACGGTTCCGATAGCAGCCCTAATCATTCACGTACTCCTCATAGGGAAACCCCTATTTATTCGCTGTCAGCAGGAGGTTTTCTGCCTGCTGGTGATGATCCTTTCGAAGTCGATGTTACCTATAACGATCTGGAAAAGTTGAAAACGAAAGGAGCGGCACTGACCCTAGAATACAATTGGGGCAATAATACTGTTAAGTCTATCAGTGCCTATCGCGAAATGGATTATCGAACTCACTTGGATCTAGACGGTAGTGCAGATGAGACGTTTGGTATTTATAATTTCGAAGAGCAGGATCAGTTTAGTCAGGAACTGCAGTGGCTTTATCGCACAGACTCACTTTCAGTGGTTTCCGGCCTTTATTACTTCAAGGAAAATGATCTGACCCTAGGCGGCGCAGTAGCTCCAGAGTTCTTTGTCCCTCTTGGCGATGGTGTCTACTTTCCTTTTCCTGTTATCAATGCCGGAAAACGTGATCAAATCAACACCAGTAGCGCTGTCTATACCAATATCAATGTTGATTTAACTAAGCGTTTAAGCCTTACTTTAGGTGCCCGCTACACCACAGAGAAAAAATCAGTCAGTAACGAAGGAGAAGAGTTTTTCGGTACCGGCATCACGACCGCCGAACAGATGGAGCAAGTGTTCGGTACCGGTGTGGGATTCGGGCAGACCGGTTATGAGGCTGAGCAAGACTGGAATTCCTTCTCACCCAAAGTCGTTTTAGATTATAAGGCTACTAAGAAAACCCTTGTATATGGTAGCGCCAGCCGGGGTTTCAAAAGCGGCGGTTTTAACGGTCGTCTGACATCTATCGCCCAGCCATTTGATCCTGAAACCATGTGGAGTTATGAAGTGGGATCCAAGTCGTTGTTGAACGACGACAACATTCGTTTAAATATGGCGGCATTTTACAACGACTATAAAAACTTTCAGCTGAGTCGCTTTTCTATCGATCCAGACACTGGTGCCTTCTTGTCTCTGTTTGATAACGCTGGTAAAGCTAGTATCTACGGTGCTGAGATGGAATTCAGCGCCATGCTGACCGCTGATCTAACCCTCAACATTAATGTCGGCTACTTGGGGGGAGGTTATGACAATCTAATTGGTGACTTCGGTGAGGAGGTCAGTGACAAACGTGAGTTGGTTAACGCTCCGAAATGGAATGGTCGACTCGGTTTAGAATACTGGTTTGATATAGGCGCAAAGGGTTCTCTTTGGGCTAGTCTGTCATCTAGTTATCGTAGCAAAACTTATCTGACGGTGAGCAGCAGTGAAGTGTTAGCCCAAGATGCATATTCGCTATTGGATGTATCTGTTCGATACCGCTCTCCCGATGAGCGCTGGCAAGTCATGCTGTATGGCAAAAACTTGACTGACAAGCACTATCGACAGCACGGTTTCGATCTTAGTGCTTCACCCGGAGTTCAGCTGGGTTACTACGGTGCTCCACGCACTTTTGGTATCGATATAAAATATGAGTTTTAATATGAGACTTGATAAAGAAACAGCAGTCCTTCTGGAGCAATTTAACCAGCAGATACCAGATCTCCATAACCAACAGGTTTCGATAGAAACCTCTCGGGCTGGTGCCCAAGCTATGTTTATCGGCTTGCAAGGCCCAGTGCCAATAGGATGCCGAGTCAGTGAGCTAAACATACCTAGTGATGAAGGTGATATTCCCGCTCGCCTTTATCTACCAGTCATCGAGACAGAAACCCCGTTGCCAGTAGTTATGTTTCTGCACGGCGGTGGTTGGTCTTTGGGAGATTTGGACTGTTATCAGGCCTTGGTCGCCAGTCTCTGTGAATTGAGTGGTATGGCATTTGTCAGCCTAGAGTATCGGCTGGCTCCGGAGCACAAATATCCGGCCGGTTTAAAGGATGCCTGCTCAGGATTAAGTTGGCTCTATCAACATGCTCAGTCAATGAATTTAGACTCAAACCGTATTGCACTGATGGGTGATAGTGCTGGTGCTAATCTTGCCCTATCGACCAGTTATCAGATGAACAACATAAACGGTATACAGCTGAAAGGTCTGTATTTAATTTATCCAGTATTGGATGTACATAACCCTCATCAGACTTATCCATCAAGAGAGCAATTTGGAAACGGGGATTATTTACTGAGCACAGCGGCTATCGATGACACGCGTGTGATGTACCTAGACGAGAAAGGACGCGCTGATGACCCATTGGTCTCCCCGATGTTTTTGACTGATTTACAGCGTTTACCAGCCACTTCCATTTTGGTAGCCGGTTTTGACCCATTGCACGATGAAGGCCAACAATTCGCTGAAAAACTGCACCAAGCCGGGAAACTAAGGCACTTCGAAGACTTTGACAGCACCATCCATGCTTTTTTGTCCTTCGGAGATTTATCAGTGGCTCAGCAAGCTAGACAACGTTTAGCCGAACAGCTTAAAGCAGACTTGTTGCCCAATAAGGAAAATGAACACACACAAAGGAGAGCATCACGATGAAAAGGATGAATAATAATCAATTCAAAAGCATTCGCCGGCTTCAACAATTCGGTCTGGCGATTCTGTTGACATTCATCGCTAGCCTAGTCAACGCAGCCAGCCCTGTCCTAGAAGCTAGTTTTAGCAGTGGTATCAACAATGGTTGGGCCAAAGTAGAAAGGTGGGGTGATACCAGTGGTAATTTAATGCAGGAGAGCTTTCCCTTAGATGGTCGAGGTAATCAAACCGGTCAAAGAGCTACTTTTTTTGCCAACCCAACCCCCTCTTCGGATACGTTTTTGATCTACTATGGGCCAAACTGGAATAGCAATAGTAAAGCGACGCCAGTGTTACTGATCCACGGTGCTAATCAGGATGCCGATATAGCCTGGGCGAACCCCAATGAAGCCGGTGACTATGGCTGTGGTAGGCAAACCTGTCCAAACACAGGTTTGATGCAAGCTCTAGCAACAGATAACTTTAAGGTATTTGCTCTATCTTTGGCCCATAAAAACGGCGACGGGTATTTCTGGTCAGAACAGATAGCCAATGCCATCAGCGTGATCAAAAATCGAACTGGCGCACAGAGTGTGGACCTAGTTACCTGGTCCAAGAGTGCTTTTAATGCCCGAATGTATGTTTCATCTTTGACCCAATCATGGGGAACGGTTTACCAGAATGATGTAAGACGGTTGATAATGCTGGGAGGTCCTAATAATGGTATCGACTGGTCCTTCCGTCACGGTTGGACTCAAACCTTTGGCGTATACCCTGGTTGCGGCGGTGTCATCAACGGCCCAACGGCCCATGATGCTATATTTTGCTTCGGTGTTTGGCAATATGGTTCTGAATGGAGTTATGCCTCCAGCTATTTTACTGGCGCTGCACAAATGCTGAAAAAATGGGATAGTACCTATTCATTATCAGTAAGCGAACAGGATTGGCATACTAC
Coding sequences:
- a CDS encoding TonB-dependent receptor, with the translated sequence MPEFIIPSSPRHKPRLHPLCSALLVALALPIHAQDSDNTKEDSERGIELITVTATRQVENLQDVPIAITALSANELEKMQIQDLGDLESKVPNLNLHVGDASNAVVYIRGVGQIDSISFNDPGVGVYLDDVYMGRVQGAFLDVVDPQQIEVLRGPQGTLYGRNTIGGAIKFTSAKPTEDTEAYLGLNLGNYNQLGLKGSISGSLISDTLTGRFALSSKKRDGYSNNLFDGGDDNDKDTLAWRGSLMYQPTDYFSAYLVLDGSDSSPNHSRTPHRETPIYSLSAGGFLPAGDDPFEVDVTYNDLEKLKTKGAALTLEYNWGNNTVKSISAYREMDYRTHLDLDGSADETFGIYNFEEQDQFSQELQWLYRTDSLSVVSGLYYFKENDLTLGGAVAPEFFVPLGDGVYFPFPVINAGKRDQINTSSAVYTNINVDLTKRLSLTLGARYTTEKKSVSNEGEEFFGTGITTAEQMEQVFGTGVGFGQTGYEAEQDWNSFSPKVVLDYKATKKTLVYGSASRGFKSGGFNGRLTSIAQPFDPETMWSYEVGSKSLLNDDNIRLNMAAFYNDYKNFQLSRFSIDPDTGAFLSLFDNAGKASIYGAEMEFSAMLTADLTLNINVGYLGGGYDNLIGDFGEEVSDKRELVNAPKWNGRLGLEYWFDIGAKGSLWASLSSSYRSKTYLTVSSSEVLAQDAYSLLDVSVRYRSPDERWQVMLYGKNLTDKHYRQHGFDLSASPGVQLGYYGAPRTFGIDIKYEF
- a CDS encoding alpha/beta hydrolase — protein: MRLDKETAVLLEQFNQQIPDLHNQQVSIETSRAGAQAMFIGLQGPVPIGCRVSELNIPSDEGDIPARLYLPVIETETPLPVVMFLHGGGWSLGDLDCYQALVASLCELSGMAFVSLEYRLAPEHKYPAGLKDACSGLSWLYQHAQSMNLDSNRIALMGDSAGANLALSTSYQMNNINGIQLKGLYLIYPVLDVHNPHQTYPSREQFGNGDYLLSTAAIDDTRVMYLDEKGRADDPLVSPMFLTDLQRLPATSILVAGFDPLHDEGQQFAEKLHQAGKLRHFEDFDSTIHAFLSFGDLSVAQQARQRLAEQLKADLLPNKENEHTQRRASR
- a CDS encoding esterase/lipase family protein, whose translation is MKRMNNNQFKSIRRLQQFGLAILLTFIASLVNAASPVLEASFSSGINNGWAKVERWGDTSGNLMQESFPLDGRGNQTGQRATFFANPTPSSDTFLIYYGPNWNSNSKATPVLLIHGANQDADIAWANPNEAGDYGCGRQTCPNTGLMQALATDNFKVFALSLAHKNGDGYFWSEQIANAISVIKNRTGAQSVDLVTWSKSAFNARMYVSSLTQSWGTVYQNDVRRLIMLGGPNNGIDWSFRHGWTQTFGVYPGCGGVINGPTAHDAIFCFGVWQYGSEWSYASSYFTGAAQMLKKWDSTYSLSVSEQDWHTTYYGGWGYYTHAQGIDAFMPESLVDSVRAAGTDPAVRIHNLCGNQADIALIHNEHTGPSDGVVFITSCSDTTGINNNGGTSVIASNHLELGWQLAGVNQIRSWLNAN